From Candidatus Brocadiaceae bacterium, the proteins below share one genomic window:
- a CDS encoding histone deacetylase gives MTVLIYDDIFLKHNTGYGHPENAKRLEKTLIHLESSEIWKQLTVEVPCSASTEELGSIHSPSYTEFVKRIANNGGGWLDSDTVVSVKSYNAAIHATGALLTATDLIIRGGEKNGFCLVRPPGHHATPKTGMGFCLFNNAAIAARYIQSKYHMKKILIVDWDVHHGNGTQDAFYEDPTVLYFSMHRYPFYPGTGRKEEEGRGAGKGFTINVPLPADTKPPKYIELFTDAMHQKISPFKPDFIIISAGFDAYRNDPIGGLNLEIADFHTLTEIVVQFAEKHCNGRLVSCLEGGYNITELPLCIEAHLKALLHE, from the coding sequence ATGACAGTACTTATTTACGACGATATTTTTCTGAAGCACAACACGGGATATGGCCATCCTGAAAACGCAAAAAGGCTTGAAAAAACCTTGATCCATCTTGAATCAAGCGAAATTTGGAAGCAATTAACGGTGGAAGTTCCCTGCTCTGCATCTACAGAGGAACTCGGAAGCATACATTCGCCTTCCTATACTGAATTTGTCAAGCGAATTGCCAATAATGGAGGTGGATGGCTGGACAGCGATACCGTTGTCTCTGTCAAATCATACAACGCTGCTATTCATGCTACCGGAGCGCTATTAACAGCAACAGATCTTATTATACGAGGCGGCGAGAAAAATGGATTCTGTCTGGTACGTCCTCCTGGTCACCACGCCACTCCAAAAACCGGCATGGGTTTTTGTCTCTTTAACAATGCGGCCATTGCAGCAAGGTATATTCAATCGAAATATCACATGAAAAAAATCCTCATAGTTGATTGGGATGTGCACCATGGTAATGGCACACAGGATGCGTTTTACGAAGACCCGACGGTGCTCTATTTTTCCATGCATCGCTATCCGTTTTACCCGGGAACGGGGAGAAAAGAAGAAGAAGGCCGGGGAGCAGGTAAGGGATTTACGATTAATGTACCTTTGCCTGCAGATACAAAACCGCCAAAATACATAGAACTATTTACAGACGCTATGCACCAGAAAATAAGTCCATTCAAGCCTGACTTTATTATTATTTCGGCAGGTTTTGATGCTTATAGAAATGACCCTATCGGAGGCCTGAACTTGGAAATAGCAGATTTCCATACACTAACAGAGATTGTCGTGCAGTTCGCTGAAAAGCACTGCAACGGCAGGCTGGTGTCTTGCCTTGAAGGTGGCTATAATATCACAGAGCTTCCTTTGTGTATCGAGGCGCACCTCAAGGCTTTGCTTCATGAGTAG
- a CDS encoding ABC transporter ATP-binding protein, which translates to MSTRDQENISFYRRNNTKTLDSYAIKTESLTKIYKGFWKRGRVNALTNLNLEIERGEIFGLLGPNGSGKTTTVKLLLGLLFPTSGNSWLLDRPSVDFTIKSKIGFLPEESYLYKFLNAEEILDFYGKLFGIPRRERKHRIDKLIQKVRLEPYRKRPLSKYSKGMLRRIGLAQSIINDPELVILDEPTSGLDPIGSCEMKDLILEFKRQGKTVLLCSHLLADVQSICDRVAILNKGVLQIVGTVGGLLSQKDVIEFLVKNLSDKDIQAVENFIKSKDAEVLSTHYHRSTLEEVFLTIVNRR; encoded by the coding sequence GTGTCAACAAGGGATCAGGAAAATATCTCATTTTATAGAAGGAACAATACGAAGACCTTGGATAGTTATGCCATTAAAACAGAATCTCTTACAAAGATTTATAAAGGCTTTTGGAAACGTGGCCGTGTCAATGCCCTGACAAACTTGAATCTGGAGATTGAGCGGGGGGAAATATTCGGATTGTTAGGCCCAAACGGTTCAGGCAAGACAACTACCGTAAAATTATTGCTTGGCCTCCTGTTCCCCACCAGTGGAAATTCATGGTTGCTGGACCGCCCTTCTGTTGATTTTACCATTAAAAGCAAAATAGGTTTTTTACCCGAAGAATCATACTTATACAAATTCCTCAATGCGGAAGAAATTCTGGATTTTTACGGGAAGCTCTTTGGTATTCCAAGGAGAGAAAGAAAGCATAGAATCGATAAACTGATTCAAAAAGTAAGGCTGGAGCCCTATCGAAAACGTCCATTAAGCAAATATTCAAAAGGTATGCTCAGGAGAATTGGGCTGGCTCAGTCCATTATTAATGATCCTGAATTGGTAATATTGGATGAACCTACCAGTGGCCTCGATCCAATAGGAAGTTGTGAGATGAAGGATCTTATCCTGGAGTTTAAAAGGCAGGGGAAGACTGTTCTTTTATGCTCGCATCTACTGGCTGACGTTCAAAGTATTTGTGATCGGGTTGCCATCCTTAATAAAGGTGTCCTGCAAATAGTGGGCACTGTCGGTGGGCTACTTTCCCAAAAGGACGTAATAGAATTTTTGGTGAAGAATCTTTCCGATAAGGACATCCAGGCAGTGGAAAATTTTATCAAAAGCAAAGATGCGGAGGTACTGTCCACTCATTACCATCGATCTACATTAGAAGAGGTATTTTTAACTATAGTAAACCGTCGCTGA
- the rpsU gene encoding 30S ribosomal protein S21, with protein MAKIQITSDENIREALRRFKKMCDKEGIINQSKRIAYFEKPSEKKRREESRRIKNIKRSQKLGISGHATPPRQSSFRSNRNSY; from the coding sequence ATGGCAAAAATACAAATAACATCAGATGAGAATATAAGGGAGGCTTTAAGAAGATTTAAGAAGATGTGTGACAAAGAAGGCATCATTAACCAGTCAAAGCGCATTGCCTATTTTGAAAAACCATCAGAGAAAAAGCGTCGTGAAGAGAGTAGAAGGATTAAAAATATTAAAAGATCCCAAAAATTGGGCATTTCTGGGCATGCCACTCCCCCGCGACAGAGCTCTTTCCGCTCCAATAGAAACAGTTATTGA
- a CDS encoding ABC transporter permease encodes MIITIAIHTFQESVRRKIPHVLIGLGILIIVFSPFIPTTEEPDALPKIMMVVFFQVVVLVCNIGILLLAATSIPREIESKTLYGILSKPISKLKFVLGRITGFSIVSALILAVLALFHLAAIEWSASGLPEEYKGIVKAREMFHASQFSIQGKPHHVHGETIWIEGGKKGFASWNFSELYAHDENKNSFEIECNIKIESDREHFDDIPLIAKTENTLSGEFVTEVLSAKIDTPLTFKLNPAIIQKAGVVHIALSPESNSDFIGVTRENVKVFSVQQGFLLNYAKAIFITFLKFLLIVVVAVLGSSYLSTSVSVLYALVIFLCGHMVDFLRDFTLLIHGHDIHAHGLETAMKKPNTFLLFLDSILKKPLEWVSFLLPDFKKFDSLKFLLKGVSIPDDSIGASVGYTALYACVCIVIATIILKNREFS; translated from the coding sequence ATGATAATAACCATTGCAATCCATACCTTTCAAGAGTCGGTTCGAAGGAAAATACCCCATGTACTGATTGGGCTCGGCATCCTTATTATAGTTTTTTCTCCCTTTATACCTACAACAGAAGAACCGGATGCATTGCCAAAAATAATGATGGTGGTATTCTTTCAAGTAGTTGTGCTCGTCTGCAACATTGGAATACTCCTCCTTGCAGCCACGTCAATACCACGCGAAATAGAAAGTAAAACACTCTATGGTATTTTATCTAAACCGATCTCAAAGCTGAAATTCGTTCTAGGCAGAATAACAGGTTTTTCCATAGTGTCGGCGTTAATTTTGGCAGTATTAGCATTGTTTCACCTGGCTGCTATTGAATGGAGTGCGTCCGGGTTGCCGGAAGAGTACAAAGGTATAGTAAAAGCAAGAGAGATGTTTCATGCATCGCAGTTTTCTATTCAGGGCAAGCCGCATCATGTACACGGAGAGACCATATGGATTGAAGGAGGAAAAAAGGGATTTGCATCATGGAATTTTTCCGAATTATATGCACATGACGAGAACAAGAATTCCTTTGAAATCGAGTGTAATATTAAAATAGAAAGCGATAGGGAGCATTTTGATGATATCCCCCTGATAGCAAAAACAGAAAACACGCTTTCTGGGGAATTTGTAACGGAAGTTTTATCGGCAAAGATAGATACACCGTTAACATTTAAGCTGAACCCTGCCATTATTCAAAAAGCGGGCGTTGTACATATAGCTTTGTCTCCGGAAAGCAACTCCGACTTTATCGGTGTAACACGAGAAAATGTCAAGGTGTTCTCTGTGCAACAAGGGTTTCTCTTGAATTATGCAAAAGCTATTTTCATCACATTTTTGAAATTTTTATTAATCGTTGTTGTTGCTGTGCTGGGTTCAAGCTATTTATCTACATCTGTCAGCGTATTATACGCTTTAGTTATTTTCTTATGTGGGCACATGGTTGATTTTTTAAGAGATTTTACGTTGCTGATCCATGGCCATGATATTCATGCACATGGCCTGGAAACCGCTATGAAAAAGCCCAATACATTCTTACTCTTTTTGGATTCCATTCTTAAGAAACCTTTAGAATGGGTTTCTTTTCTTTTGCCGGATTTTAAGAAATTTGATAGTTTGAAATTTCTCTTAAAAGGTGTTAGTATCCCTGATGATAGTATCGGGGCATCCGTGGGATATACTGCGCTTTATGCCTGTGTTTGTATCGTCATCGCTACAATAATATTAAAAAACAGAGAGTTTTCTTAA
- a CDS encoding MOSC domain-containing protein: MNIHEKKSMVNTQAGKVIAVCISQKKGVQKRNINECRLIEHFGLEGDAHAGDWHRQVSLLTRESADVMRKKGLDLKDGDFGENIVTEGIELKSLRIGTCIHIGEKIVLRITQIGKVCHDRCAIYYTAGDCIMPREGVFAEILTGGVMKTGDAITIQEEELHTTL, from the coding sequence ATGAATATTCATGAAAAAAAATCCATGGTTAATACACAAGCAGGAAAGGTGATTGCCGTTTGTATCAGTCAGAAGAAGGGCGTCCAAAAACGAAATATCAATGAGTGCAGATTGATTGAACATTTTGGTTTGGAAGGAGATGCGCACGCAGGAGATTGGCATCGGCAGGTCAGCCTGCTAACCCGTGAAAGCGCTGACGTCATGCGCAAAAAAGGCCTGGATCTCAAAGATGGTGACTTTGGAGAAAATATTGTAACTGAAGGCATTGAGCTAAAATCGCTGCGTATCGGAACCTGCATACATATTGGTGAAAAAATAGTTCTTCGGATAACGCAAATCGGGAAGGTGTGCCACGACCGTTGTGCAATTTATTACACAGCAGGAGATTGCATTATGCCAAGAGAGGGTGTCTTTGCTGAAATTCTTACTGGTGGAGTAATGAAAACAGGTGATGCGATTACAATACAGGAAGAAGAACTACATACTACCTTATGA
- a CDS encoding arginine decarboxylase, pyruvoyl-dependent, whose protein sequence is MMIPRQVFFTKGVGKHKDKLQSFELALRKAGIEKCNLVRVSSIFPPNCKIISKEQGVSLLKAGQVVFCVMSDNATNEPSRMVSSSVGMAVPAEQNHYGYLSEHHAFGETDAKSGDYAEDLAASMLASTLGIEFDPEKNYDERKEIYRMSGKIVKTRNITQAARGDKNGLWTTVVAAAVFIL, encoded by the coding sequence ATGATGATTCCGAGGCAGGTTTTTTTTACTAAAGGTGTTGGCAAACACAAAGACAAGTTACAATCATTTGAACTTGCATTACGAAAAGCTGGGATTGAGAAGTGTAATTTAGTGAGAGTATCAAGTATTTTTCCCCCTAATTGCAAAATTATTTCCAAGGAACAGGGTGTTTCCCTGTTAAAAGCGGGACAGGTGGTTTTTTGCGTTATGAGTGACAATGCCACAAACGAGCCTAGCAGAATGGTTTCTTCCTCTGTTGGCATGGCTGTCCCTGCCGAACAGAATCACTATGGATACCTGAGCGAACATCATGCTTTTGGTGAAACAGATGCAAAATCAGGCGATTATGCTGAGGACCTTGCCGCAAGCATGCTGGCAAGCACACTTGGCATAGAATTTGATCCTGAAAAAAATTATGACGAACGAAAAGAAATTTATAGGATGAGTGGCAAAATTGTAAAAACAAGGAACATTACTCAGGCAGCCCGCGGGGACAAAAACGGTTTATGGACAACGGTCGTTGCAGCTGCCGTATTTATCTTATAA
- a CDS encoding sodium-translocating pyrophosphatase — MNSFLQKVIFVLKRNCVSIVMILLMLTIIAFGISRTGTFSHSVYAKTAVENNSETPTFGLGTSGEQETPTFELGGTVRHQEALDTSNSIPIFWWIAPIAAICALIFARKFYKEVMGNPEGNDTMISIASHVRAGAYAYLKQQYKVIGIFIVGAFLVLLFISYGLQVQSKIVPFAFLSSAFLSGLAGFLGMKTATNASARTAEGARKSLNQGLQIAFRSGAVMGLTVVGMGLLDISLWFFVFRKFTNVSLLDMAMMLPCFGIGASSQALFARVGGGIFTKAADVGADLVGKVEAGIPEDDPRNPATIADNVGDNVGDVAGMGADLYESYYNSMLASAALAVTAGLGVAGMAVPMILAGMGILLSIIGIYTIKTKEEATQKELLKALGKGVNISSILILIASAAIIKIMLPHNFGVWGSIVTGLIAGVIIGRGTEYYTSSNYSPTKGIANQAKTGPATVIIDGIATGMISTIIPVITISIAIVFSYAFAGGFSNISLGLFGIAIAAVGMLSTLGLTLATDAYGPIADNAGGNAEMSHLDPYVRERTDALDALGNTTAATGKGFAIGSAALTAMALIASFVEQVKVGMERAGTEVIQIAGTSVNLATAQLSDLMAYLDVTLINPQVLIGLFLGGLAAFVFCAMTMKAVGRAAGSMVEEVRRQFREIPGIMEGTGQPDYASCVAISTKGAQREMIIPSVVALFVPIATGLILGVPGVVGLLAGSLSTGFLLAVFMANAGGAWDNAKKYIEGGALGGKGSDAHKAAVVGDTVGDPFKDTSGPSLNILLKLMAVVSVVFAGITIKYSPMISAFLHLN, encoded by the coding sequence ATGAATAGTTTTTTACAGAAAGTTATATTTGTTTTAAAAAGGAATTGCGTCAGCATTGTAATGATACTTCTGATGCTGACCATTATTGCCTTTGGAATATCAAGGACGGGAACATTCTCTCACTCTGTTTACGCTAAAACAGCCGTTGAAAACAACAGTGAAACTCCTACCTTTGGACTGGGGACATCTGGCGAACAGGAAACGCCCACGTTTGAACTTGGAGGGACCGTTCGTCACCAGGAGGCGCTCGACACCTCAAACAGCATTCCGATATTCTGGTGGATCGCGCCAATTGCAGCGATATGTGCCCTCATTTTTGCGCGAAAATTTTACAAAGAGGTCATGGGAAATCCGGAAGGCAACGATACAATGATCTCAATAGCCAGTCACGTCAGGGCAGGCGCCTATGCCTATTTAAAACAACAGTACAAGGTTATTGGAATATTTATAGTTGGAGCTTTTCTCGTACTCCTTTTTATTTCATATGGATTACAGGTGCAATCCAAGATCGTGCCCTTTGCATTCTTGTCTAGCGCTTTCTTATCAGGGCTTGCTGGATTTCTTGGGATGAAAACGGCTACGAATGCGAGTGCAAGAACGGCTGAAGGCGCACGGAAATCCCTGAACCAGGGACTCCAGATTGCTTTTCGAAGCGGGGCAGTTATGGGATTAACCGTTGTTGGCATGGGACTGTTGGATATTTCTTTATGGTTTTTTGTCTTTCGTAAATTCACCAACGTTTCACTCCTTGATATGGCCATGATGCTGCCATGTTTCGGTATTGGGGCAAGTTCTCAGGCTTTATTTGCAAGAGTTGGCGGAGGAATATTTACGAAAGCCGCGGATGTTGGAGCAGACCTGGTAGGAAAAGTTGAAGCGGGGATTCCCGAGGATGACCCCAGAAATCCTGCTACCATTGCAGATAACGTTGGTGATAATGTCGGTGATGTAGCCGGCATGGGCGCAGATTTGTACGAATCGTATTATAATTCAATGCTGGCGAGCGCCGCTTTAGCCGTAACTGCCGGTTTAGGTGTTGCAGGAATGGCAGTCCCCATGATATTGGCAGGAATGGGAATTTTACTTTCCATTATCGGTATTTATACCATTAAAACCAAAGAAGAAGCGACACAAAAAGAACTCCTGAAAGCCCTGGGAAAAGGGGTTAATATCAGTTCAATACTCATCCTGATAGCTTCTGCGGCAATTATTAAAATTATGCTGCCCCACAACTTTGGTGTCTGGGGCTCAATTGTCACAGGATTAATAGCAGGGGTGATCATCGGGAGAGGCACCGAGTATTATACCTCTTCCAACTATTCGCCGACAAAAGGAATTGCAAACCAGGCAAAGACCGGCCCCGCCACCGTTATTATAGACGGTATAGCTACCGGAATGATTTCCACCATTATACCTGTTATAACTATTTCTATTGCAATCGTGTTCAGCTATGCCTTTGCTGGAGGTTTTTCCAATATTTCCCTCGGTCTTTTCGGAATTGCTATTGCGGCAGTGGGCATGCTTTCAACTCTGGGATTGACACTGGCAACGGATGCCTATGGACCAATTGCTGATAATGCCGGTGGCAATGCGGAAATGAGCCACCTGGATCCATACGTAAGAGAAAGGACAGACGCGCTTGATGCTTTGGGGAATACAACCGCGGCAACAGGAAAAGGTTTTGCCATCGGATCTGCCGCACTAACAGCCATGGCGCTCATTGCTTCTTTTGTTGAACAGGTAAAAGTCGGGATGGAAAGGGCAGGAACAGAGGTCATTCAAATTGCAGGAACTTCTGTGAATCTGGCCACTGCTCAATTATCTGATCTTATGGCTTACCTGGATGTTACGTTAATCAACCCCCAGGTATTAATCGGTTTGTTTCTTGGAGGCCTCGCAGCATTTGTCTTCTGTGCTATGACGATGAAGGCCGTAGGTCGCGCCGCCGGAAGTATGGTGGAAGAAGTGAGAAGGCAATTCAGGGAAATTCCCGGGATCATGGAAGGAACGGGACAACCTGATTACGCTTCCTGTGTAGCAATAAGCACAAAGGGTGCTCAGCGGGAAATGATCATACCTTCCGTTGTTGCCTTGTTTGTGCCTATTGCAACGGGGTTGATACTTGGAGTGCCTGGAGTTGTTGGGCTTTTAGCGGGAAGTTTAAGCACAGGATTCTTGTTGGCAGTATTTATGGCAAACGCCGGTGGTGCCTGGGACAATGCAAAAAAGTACATCGAGGGTGGGGCATTAGGCGGGAAAGGTTCGGATGCTCATAAGGCAGCTGTCGTAGGGGATACCGTTGGAGATCCTTTTAAAGACACCTCAGGGCCGTCATTGAACATTTTACTAAAACTCATGGCAGTTGTCTCTGTTGTCTTTGCGGGCATTACCATTAAATATTCACCAATGATCAGCGCTTTTCTGCACTTAAATTAA
- the def gene encoding peptide deformylase, whose protein sequence is MKLAVYPDPILRQKAKPLTEITSEVCRKAEEMMELMHEAQGIGLAAPQAGWSVRLFIIDIRGNMQKEKVFINPVIITEEGESNKEEGCLSFPGIMGKIVRSQQIRVRAYTLEGKELEFDTEGLFARAWQHELDHLNGCLFIDKMNPAGRLSLSRQLKELERTYGKTNVHV, encoded by the coding sequence ATGAAGCTTGCCGTTTATCCTGACCCCATACTCCGCCAAAAAGCAAAACCATTAACAGAAATTACTAGTGAGGTATGCCGGAAAGCAGAAGAAATGATGGAATTGATGCATGAGGCACAAGGCATTGGACTGGCGGCTCCGCAAGCAGGTTGGTCTGTTCGGCTGTTTATTATTGATATCAGGGGAAATATGCAAAAGGAAAAGGTATTTATTAATCCGGTAATAATAACGGAAGAAGGCGAGTCAAACAAAGAAGAGGGATGCTTAAGTTTCCCCGGTATTATGGGCAAGATTGTTCGATCTCAACAAATCAGGGTGCGTGCTTATACTCTGGAAGGAAAAGAATTAGAATTTGATACCGAGGGGTTATTTGCACGCGCATGGCAACACGAGCTGGATCATTTAAACGGTTGTCTTTTTATTGACAAGATGAATCCGGCTGGCCGTTTATCTCTTTCCCGGCAGCTGAAAGAATTAGAACGGACCTATGGCAAAACCAACGTTCACGTTTGA
- the rpsT gene encoding 30S ribosomal protein S20: MASTKSAKKRIRQDTKRTVKNKSQKTALRTQVKKFLKVEQEGKVEIADETLRLTVKKIDKGVAKGLLHKKTANRRKSRLAKKLNKLKVSSGK, from the coding sequence ATGGCCTCTACAAAATCTGCAAAAAAAAGAATCAGACAGGATACGAAAAGAACGGTAAAAAACAAGTCGCAGAAAACTGCTTTAAGAACTCAGGTGAAGAAATTTTTGAAAGTGGAACAAGAAGGAAAGGTTGAAATAGCAGATGAGACACTCCGCCTTACCGTCAAAAAAATTGACAAAGGTGTTGCGAAAGGTCTTTTGCATAAAAAAACCGCCAACAGAAGAAAATCCCGTCTGGCAAAAAAATTGAATAAGCTGAAGGTTTCATCGGGGAAATAG
- the trpD gene encoding anthranilate phosphoribosyltransferase codes for MKKILHKLTNKQNLSTEESLYAMTQIMEGKATEAQIATFATALCMKGETVEEIAGCTMAMRKKAMPINAGSGTVVDTCGTGGDAKNTFNISTAAAFVAAGAGLKVAKHGNKASSSLCGSADVLKCLGVNIEAGVAIVEKCIDVAGVGFLFAPLLHQAMKYAVKPRKEMGIRTIFNLLGPLANPAGARHRVLGVYSEHLTMIMAEALKCLGDQHAFVVHGLDGMDEITITDKTRVCELREDTIKSYYIHPEAFGIRKSLLSELEINTPEESAATIKEVLDGIPGPKRNVVILNAAAAIIAGGLAKDFSEGIKIASQSINTGKAKASLTKLVEISWQL; via the coding sequence ATGAAAAAGATTCTCCATAAACTCACAAATAAGCAAAACCTGAGTACCGAAGAAAGTCTGTATGCAATGACACAAATTATGGAGGGGAAAGCAACGGAAGCTCAAATAGCAACTTTTGCTACCGCCCTATGCATGAAGGGTGAAACTGTCGAAGAGATTGCCGGTTGCACAATGGCCATGCGAAAAAAAGCTATGCCTATAAATGCGGGAAGTGGCACTGTAGTTGATACCTGCGGGACAGGCGGAGACGCTAAAAATACATTTAATATTTCTACAGCAGCGGCTTTTGTTGCTGCTGGCGCAGGACTAAAAGTTGCAAAACACGGCAATAAGGCATCCTCCAGCCTGTGCGGAAGCGCAGACGTGTTGAAATGTTTGGGAGTAAATATCGAGGCCGGGGTTGCAATAGTAGAGAAATGTATTGACGTTGCCGGAGTAGGTTTTCTGTTTGCCCCCCTGTTGCACCAAGCTATGAAGTATGCAGTCAAACCGAGAAAAGAAATGGGAATTCGTACGATATTTAATTTGCTTGGCCCGTTGGCTAATCCTGCCGGCGCTCGCCATCGCGTTCTTGGAGTATATAGTGAACATTTGACCATGATTATGGCTGAAGCATTGAAATGCCTTGGAGACCAACATGCTTTTGTTGTACATGGCCTGGACGGAATGGATGAAATCACGATTACAGACAAGACCAGGGTATGTGAATTGCGCGAGGATACCATAAAAAGTTATTATATACACCCTGAAGCCTTTGGGATAAGAAAGTCACTACTCTCTGAATTGGAGATAAATACACCAGAAGAAAGCGCGGCGACTATCAAAGAAGTGTTGGATGGTATTCCCGGGCCGAAAAGGAACGTGGTAATCTTAAATGCAGCCGCAGCAATTATTGCAGGAGGGTTGGCCAAAGATTTTTCAGAAGGTATTAAAATTGCATCACAATCTATTAATACGGGAAAAGCAAAAGCATCTTTAACTAAATTAGTTGAAATTAGTTGGCAATTATAG
- the rsfS gene encoding ribosome silencing factor has protein sequence MVKTLGGKNIIDTKKIAIECAKIADDMKAEDICILDVRGVTFIAEYFVICSGFNEKQLQSITNAIETKLRSYGLKCKGLEGYTGARWILMDYGNIIVHLFDREMRRFYDLDLLWGDAPRLEWNPSVISKHQ, from the coding sequence ATGGTTAAAACATTGGGGGGTAAGAATATCATAGATACAAAGAAAATCGCAATTGAATGCGCCAAGATTGCGGACGACATGAAAGCTGAAGATATTTGTATTTTAGACGTGCGGGGAGTCACGTTCATTGCTGAATACTTCGTTATCTGTAGCGGCTTCAACGAAAAGCAATTACAAAGTATTACAAACGCTATTGAGACAAAACTGCGCAGTTATGGTCTCAAATGCAAGGGGTTGGAAGGTTACACAGGGGCGCGCTGGATACTTATGGACTATGGAAACATAATAGTCCATCTTTTTGATCGAGAAATGCGCCGTTTTTATGATTTAGATCTCTTATGGGGGGATGCACCAAGGCTGGAATGGAATCCAAGCGTAATCTCCAAGCATCAATAA
- a CDS encoding MogA/MoaB family molybdenum cofactor biosynthesis protein, giving the protein MIRAAILTLSDKGSRGEREDKSGEVLRTMLREIGAAVEIYEVIPDEKELISEKLIEFAKKVDLIVTTGGTGVGPRDVTPEATRAVIEKELPGFSEAMRMEGLKHTSRAMGSRAVAGIYQQTLIINLPGSPKGVSENLSVVLPVIPHTISLIKGAVTDCAQDREKQV; this is encoded by the coding sequence ATGATCCGAGCAGCCATATTAACATTAAGCGACAAAGGTTCGAGGGGAGAGCGTGAAGATAAAAGCGGCGAGGTTCTCCGCACGATGCTCAGAGAGATAGGTGCTGCCGTTGAGATATACGAAGTCATTCCGGACGAAAAGGAGCTTATATCTGAAAAACTTATTGAGTTTGCTAAAAAAGTCGATCTTATTGTCACTACGGGTGGTACCGGCGTAGGGCCAAGAGATGTTACACCGGAGGCAACCCGGGCTGTTATAGAAAAAGAATTACCAGGTTTTAGCGAAGCCATGCGCATGGAAGGACTCAAACATACTTCCAGGGCTATGGGCTCAAGGGCTGTTGCCGGAATTTATCAGCAAACACTAATCATTAACCTTCCCGGTAGCCCCAAAGGTGTATCTGAAAATCTGTCAGTTGTTTTGCCTGTCATTCCCCACACCATAAGTCTTATAAAAGGCGCAGTGACCGACTGTGCACAAGACCGGGAAAAACAGGTTTGA
- a CDS encoding zinc ribbon domain-containing protein → MLENEIGEKNERICPNDNCQFDNHINGANFCVLCGTLLYYRCENCADVNPRYANFCFYCGSSISDMKPFVQNEDD, encoded by the coding sequence ATGCTGGAAAATGAAATAGGAGAAAAAAATGAACGGATCTGCCCCAATGACAACTGCCAGTTTGATAATCATATAAACGGAGCAAATTTCTGTGTTCTCTGCGGTACGTTGTTGTACTACAGATGTGAAAATTGTGCGGATGTGAATCCCCGGTATGCAAACTTTTGTTTTTACTGTGGCAGTAGTATATCAGACATGAAGCCTTTTGTTCAAAATGAAGATGATTAA